A DNA window from Thermosynechococcaceae cyanobacterium Okahandja contains the following coding sequences:
- a CDS encoding transposase, with the protein MNQVLTISCKLKVSESQAAKLDATVDAFAKALNWVNQNTPQKIVNAVKLQSLCYREIRARFGLSSNLAQQVCRRVAGSRKVARQKQRPVKAFKTGFVTYDARIFSFRERDWTVSLTTVDGRERFELAIGNYQRGMLKGTAPKSATLVKRQDGSYYIQICVASELPTPQDSDRVLGVDLGRTDIAHTSEGQHWDGQNITKVRDHFANLRATLQHKASQGTRSSRRRCRQLLQRLSGRERRFQTWVNHNVSQRIVETAKSLSASIAIEDLTGIRERTNQQPRSKTERRRSNSWAFYQLRLFVEYKALGAGVKVYAVNPRYTSQMCHRCLHIHPDPNKSYRSGKRFECGHCGWQGDADFNGAKNIAALGALVNRPGGSGAMSCSLQDVVLRAAESPLRTA; encoded by the coding sequence ATGAATCAAGTCCTGACTATCTCCTGCAAGCTCAAGGTGTCCGAGTCGCAAGCCGCAAAACTGGATGCGACAGTGGATGCATTTGCAAAAGCGTTGAACTGGGTAAACCAGAATACGCCACAGAAGATAGTCAATGCGGTCAAGCTGCAATCCCTTTGCTATCGCGAGATTCGCGCTCGGTTTGGCTTGTCGAGTAATTTGGCTCAGCAAGTTTGCCGTCGAGTTGCCGGGTCTCGTAAGGTGGCGAGGCAAAAACAACGCCCAGTCAAAGCATTCAAAACTGGCTTTGTTACCTATGACGCTCGCATCTTCTCCTTTCGTGAGCGGGACTGGACGGTCTCGCTCACGACCGTGGATGGTCGTGAGCGCTTTGAACTGGCCATCGGCAACTACCAAAGAGGGATGCTGAAAGGAACTGCCCCTAAGTCTGCAACGCTGGTCAAGCGGCAAGACGGCTCCTACTACATCCAGATTTGCGTGGCGTCGGAACTGCCAACCCCGCAGGATAGCGATAGGGTTTTGGGGGTGGACTTAGGACGTACAGACATTGCACACACATCGGAGGGACAACACTGGGATGGGCAAAACATAACCAAAGTTCGAGACCACTTTGCCAACTTGAGAGCCACGCTCCAGCACAAAGCCAGTCAGGGCACACGCAGTTCGAGACGGAGATGCCGTCAACTGCTGCAACGGCTGTCTGGCCGCGAGCGGCGGTTCCAAACATGGGTCAACCACAATGTGTCTCAACGCATCGTTGAAACCGCTAAGTCTCTTTCCGCCAGCATTGCTATTGAAGATTTGACGGGCATTCGAGAGCGTACCAACCAACAGCCTCGCAGCAAAACGGAACGCAGACGTAGTAATAGTTGGGCGTTCTACCAGTTGAGGTTGTTTGTGGAGTACAAAGCTTTGGGAGCTGGGGTGAAGGTTTATGCCGTTAACCCCAGATACACGTCTCAAATGTGTCATCGATGCCTGCATATTCATCCCGACCCCAACAAGTCCTATCGGAGCGGCAAGCGATTTGAGTGCGGGCACTGTGGTTGGCAGGGTGATGCTGATTTTAACGGTGCAAAGAATATCGCTGCATTGGGGGCGCTTGTAAACCGCCCTGGAGGTTCGGGAGCAATGTCTTGTTCGTTGCAGGATGTTGTTCTCAGGGCTGCTGAAAGCCCGCTCCGTACCGCTTAG